In a single window of the Aquarana catesbeiana isolate 2022-GZ linkage group LG13, ASM4218655v1, whole genome shotgun sequence genome:
- the LOC141117576 gene encoding zinc finger BED domain-containing protein 4-like yields the protein MEGAIPKIIKFGFKDYVLDVCEKKRTAICKVCNSKIRDTSTTTSNFIRHYKTHKEKYEEYIHTKGTFDDTQPQISQFIAQGTVQQYHCNHQQQKAITNSILSDLIINCNMPLSIIEHQSFRRFLSIVDNKYSPVSRRTITGKLDNLVADRKMKLKNELEVVDHLSVTVDIWSDRRMRGFLGVTVHWINIENDRLQLKSQLLACNRFKGPHTGERICEEFEHICEEYKIKKKVDHIICDNAANMKKAFTTCFPGQLDEDDDLDDSDIWNDLSVEEQEMFDNYLSAKTQTRLQCFAHTLQLVIGDGLKETKLVNAALAKASRLSSLLHTSTSFKEKFEEEFGQRGIPASVTTRWNSTLRQLKSVVSCDQLKLTRMLEDGGHKETVFTAREWNQIKELVDVLQPFGEATDLSQGEKLVTISAVVPCILSLNHHLENHKESVRYLGGLIRSLQESLQRRFEGIFVNVRMADEQNDVATLPFSDPLYLKAALLDPSFGTMWLTHDVLATENVKEAVSAMIKNLILKEDCKPTPTTTDEDEQMPVAESESQSGLFTAYRKKQKRDSCSSPQIQLNQYLDICDGQSCLQFWAMNRHMLPSLFRVAVRVMSVPASSAPVERVFSHGGVIMRPHRSQLSEKVLSNLIFCKCNAF from the exons atggagggagcgattccaaaaataattaaatttggatttaaggattatgttttagatgtttgtgaaaagaagagaacggcgatatgcaaggtctgcaactcaaaaataagagacacgtccaccacaacatccaacttcatccgtcactacaaaacccacaaagaaaa atatgaagagtacatccataccaaagggacttttgatgatacccagcctcaaatctcacaattcatcgcacaggggactgtgcagcaataccactgcaaccaccagcagcaaaaggcaattacaaactcaatcctgtcagacctcattataaactgcaacatgccactgtccatcattgaacatcaaagctttcgtcgctttttgtcaatagtagacaacaagtactctccagtaagtagaagaacaattactggcaagcttgacaatctggtggcagataggaaaatgaagctgaaaaatgaactcgaagtggtagatcatctgtcagtgactgtagatatatggtcagaccgcaggatgagaggctttcttggagtcacagtgcactggatcaacattgagaatgaccgtcttcagttaaaatcacagttgcttgcgtgcaaccgcttcaaaggtccccatacaggggaaagaatttgtgaggaatttgagcatatatgtgaagagtacaagattaaaaaaaaggtagaccacatcatttgtgacaacgccgcaaacatgaaaaaagcattcactacatgttttccaggacagctagatgaagacgatgaccttgatgattcagacatttggaatgacctgtcagtggaagaacaggagatgtttgacaattatttgagtgcaaaaacccagactagacttcaatgttttgcacacacgcttcaattggtaataggtgatggacttaaagagactaaattagtcaatgcagctctcgccaaagcttccaggttgagctccttgttacacacaagcacctctttcaaggaaaaatttgaggaggagtttggacagcgtggaatccctgcctctgttaccacacgctggaattccacactgaggcaattgaaatcagtggtcagctgtgaccagctgaaactgactagaatgcttgaagatgggggacacaaagagactgtattcacagctagagagtggaatcagattaaggaactcgtggatgtccttcaaccttttggagaagccacagacctctcacagggagaaaaacttgtgacaataagtgctgttgtaccctgtatcctttctctgaatcaccacttggaaaatcataaagagagcgtgcgctaccttggtggcttgatccgtagcctgcaagaatcactccaaagacgattcgaagggatctttgtcaatgtgaggatggcagatgaacagaatgatgtagcaaccttacccttctctgaccctctatacctaaaagctgctctgctggatccttcatttggcaccatgtggttgacccatgatgttttggctaccgaaaatgtcaaggaggctgtgtctgcgatgataaaaa acttgattctcaaagaggactgcaagcccaccccaacaaccaccgatgaagacgagcaaatgccagtggcagagtcagagagtcaatctgggctgttcacagcataccgcaaaaaacagaagagagattcatgttccagtccccaaattcagctgaaccagtatttagacatttgtgatggacagagctgccttcagttttgggccatgaacaggcacatgctcccctctttgttcagggtagcggtaagagtaatgtcagtccctgcatcaagcgcacctgttgaacgtgtgtttagccatggtggggtgataatgcgaccccatcgctcacaactgagcgagaaagtactttcaaatttaattttttgcaaatgcaatgcattttag